The region ATGAACATGCAGGCGCCGATGATGCAAGGGATGATGACCAGCTACATCGAGCAATCGAAGAACATGTTCGTGCAGATGCAGGAGCAGATGCAGAGTCAGGCCAAGTCGATGTTCAACGCGTTCCCGTTCCAGCAGCCGGGGCCGGGCGAGCCGGAAAAGAAGTAAAGAAGTAAATCCGCGAGTCGGCGGCGCGCGCGATATCGCCGCGCCGGCTGGCAGGCGTTCGCGTCTTCCGTTTATTCCCCGCTGTCGTTGCGAGCGACCGCCGCGCCGTCCGGCGCGGCTGCGTATGTCGCGCGACTGCGCGTCGCGGTGCCGTTCCAGGTGGTCCCCCACCGTCCCCCGAACCCGTTGTGCCGACCCGGCGCGCGACCCCGCGCTGCATCGGGATCACTCGCGCGCCGCCGTTCCCGCTCAAGCACGAGCGCTGTGGCGCGTCCGAACGCGCGCCGCGCGGCGGCTTTGTTCGCCGGGCGCCGTGGGAATCGCCGTGTATTGCCAGGTCACGGTCGCGCCGGGATTCGGATAGGTGGTGTCCGCGCCGCTCGCGGATGAAACGCCGTTGACGAGCAGTTCCCAGTAGTACTGCGCACCGTTCGAGAGACCGGCGATGCTTTCGACCTCGTAGCCCAGGTAGCCGGGATACTGCGCCGATTCACTGTATCCGTAGTACTCGAGCGTGAAGAGGAACGGATCGGCCGTGCTGGCCGTTTGTCCCAGCACGAAGGCCTGTTCCAGCAATTGCCGGGCGCTGACCTCCAATGAAAACGGTACCGCGTACTCGAACAGCTGATGGTTCTGGTTGTCGATCGCGCGCACGGTGATCGGGCGGTATGCGGACATGGTCTGCCTCGTTATCGGATGAGCGATGCAATCAGCTTAGGAAACCGTGGCCGGAATCACAATGTGACGGTGGCGTAAGCCGGTGAACCGGTCGCAGGCCCGACGGCGTTACACCACGGATTCGACCTTGCCGCTCGCCAGGCGGTAAACCCCGCCGACGATCTTCAGCGTTCCCGCCTCGCTCGCGTTCCGGATGATGGACGAATGCGCACGCAGGCCGGCCATGCTGTCGCGGACGTTCTGCACGATGGCCGCATCGAGCAGATGCGGCGCGTCACGGTGCTTGACCTTGTCTACCGCCGGCACGAGCGACTCGGCAAGCGACTGGATCTTCCCAGGGTAGGTCGCGCCCTGCGTCACGACCTTGACCGCCGCCTCCACAGCGCCGCATTGGTCGTGGCCGAGCACCAGAATGGCCGGAATCGTCAGAACCGCAACGGCGTACTCGAGGCTGCCCAACACGTCGTCGTTGACGAAATTGCCGGCGACGCGCGTGACGAAGAGATCGCCTCGGGCGCTGTCGAATGCATATTCCGGCGCGATGCGCGAATCTGCGCAACCGAGCACGGCGGCGAACGGGTTTTGTCCGCCGCGCAGCGCTTCCCGCTCGTGCACGAAATCATGACGGCGCGTCACGCCCGCCACGTAGCGGGCGTTGCCCTCCATCAGGCGCTTGATCGCATCGTCGGGCGAGACGGCGTTCTGCGGCTTCGGCGCGGACGCCTTGTCGTCCGCGGCAACCGCGGCGCGGTTGGGAAGCACGCCGGCAAGCGCAGCCGCAATGGCTGTCCCGCCCGTCGTGCGCAGAAAGCGACGGCGCGTCGATATGATCGTCTTCGGTGTGCAGGATATCGAATCACACATGGGGCAGGCTCCGGGGCAACATGATTGGAAAGGGCGACGAGATGACGAGGCATTATGCGTGTCGTCGGCGGAATCCCCAATCGATGCGCGTGCACGCGCGTGAGAGATCGAGGGACAGCCGCGTACCTGCGGGTGCGGTTGTCGGTGTGATGCGCGTCTTTTGCCGAGGTGGCGTACGGGACGGGGCGACATGTCGGTCGCTTCAATTTGAAGCACGCGCCCGATGCTTCGAGAATCGCTTGACGCGCGAACCGGGGCGATGCGGAATGACGGCGTAGTTGAACGAGCATGACGGGCTCGCGGCGGGGAGCAGTCGACGAGCCGCGACTGGCTGCTACGGTTCGATCGATTGCGATCGATCGTGCGTGTCGAGGGCTTCCCGGTGTTCCGTTCTCGCCTCCGGGACCCTGCGCAAGCGTTTCCAGGCCAATGGCGGGGGGCCGCCGGCAAGCGTGCGTGGTCGCTGAATGCGGCGTCGTTTTGAGCACCGCGCCCCGCGCAATATCGTCCCGCGTGAGAACCGTTTGCCTCCAAACTTTCGCGTCGGTCGGCCACACAGGGCAAAATACGGGTTTTGCGCCCTCGCGAGGGGGGCGGAAAGGCACACACCGACGGTGTTGCGCGTGTCCACGCCCGTGCCCGCCGCCCAGGCAAGACCGCTCGCCGTGTCGCGAGCCCACCGGAGTCCACGTTTCATGCCCGAATCCAATCTGTCCTTCTTCGGCAGGCTGTCGCTTGCCGTTGGTGCGTTCTTTTCCGTGCTCGGCAACCGCGAGTTCGCCGCCGGCGTGCAGCGCGTGCGCGATGGCGCGTCCGCTTCCGCGCAACCGGCGCCGGCCGCCGCGCCCGTGAAGCCCGCCGCGCCCGAACTGCACGAGGCAAGCCCGCAGGCCGCGCTGCAACTGCTCGGCCTGTTGCAACGCGACGCGCGTTTCCTCGACTTCGTCGAGGAAGACATCGCCGCTTATGCGGACGCCGAGATCGGCGCGGCCGCGCGGCTCGTGCACGACGGTTGCCGCGCCGCGCTGCGCGAACACTTCACGATCGTCCCGGTGCGCGACGAGGCCGAAGGCAGCCGCGTGACGCTGCCGGCCGGCTTCGACGCGACGGCGGTGCGCGTGACCGGCAACGTCGTCGGCGCGGCGCCGTTCACCGGCACCGTCAGCCATCGCGGCTGGCGCGTGGCCGAGGTGCGCCTGCCCAAGCTGACCGGCAGCCACGACGCGTCGGTGATCGCGCCGGCGGAGGTGGAGCTGTGAGCGATTCCCGTTATTCGATCGGCATCGATCTCGGCACCACGCACTGCGCGCTGTCCTACGTCGATTGCGCGGCAAGCGACGGCGAGAAGCTCGCGCAACACGTGCTGCCGATCGCGCAGCTGACCGCGCCCGGCGCGCTCGAATCGCGCGATCTGCTGCCGTCCTTCCTCTACCTGCCGCATGAGAGCGAACTGGCCCAGGGCGACCTGACCTTGCCGTGGACCGCCTCGCGCGATTTCGCGGTGGGCGAGATGGCGCGCAGCCGCGGCGCGGGCACGCCGATCCGTCTCGTGTCGAGCGCGAAGAGCTGGCTGTGTCATCCGGGCGTCGATCGCCGCGCGGCGATCCTGCCCGGCGATGCGCCGCCCGAGGTGTCGCGCGTGTCGCCGCTCGAAAGCGCGATCCGCTATCTGACCCACTTGCGCGAAGCCTGGGATCACGCGCATCCGGATGCGCCGTTCGCCGACCAGGATGTGACGGTCACGATTCCCGCGTCGTTCGATCCGGCCGCGCGCGAGCTGACGGCCGAGGCCGCACGCGCCGCCGGCTATTCGCGCATGGCGCTGCTCGAGGAGCCGCAGGCGGCGCTCTACAGCTGGATCCAGAAAAGCGAGGGCGGCTGGCGCAAGCAGGTGCGGATCGGCGACCTGATCCTGTGCGTCGACGTCGGCGGCGGCACGACCGATCTGTCGCTGATCGCGGTCGTCGAGCGCGACGGCAATCTCGAACTGCACCGTGTCGCGGTCGGCGAGCACATCCTGCTCGGCGGCGACAACATGGACCTCGCGCTCGCGCACGTCGTCGCGCGCAAGCTCGCGGCGCAAGGCACGCAGGCGGATCCGTGGCAGCTGCGCGCGCTCACGTACGCGTGCCGCGCCGCGAAGGAAACGCTGTTGTCCGATGCGTCGACCGACGCGGTGCCGCTCGTCGTGCCGAGCCGCGGCTCGAAGCTGATCGGCGGTTCGATCCGCACCGAGCTGACCCGCGCGGAACTCACGCAGACGATTCTCGACGGCTTCTTCCCGCAGGTCGACGCGGCCGCGCGACCGGCCAGCCGCGCGCGCGCCGGTCTCACGCAGCTGGGTCTGCCGTATGCGCAGGACGCCGGGATCACGCGTCACCTCGCGGCGTTCCTCGGCCGCCAGGTGGCGGCGCTCGACTCACTGGAAGGCGTCGGGCGCGCGCTGCCTCAGGGCGCGACGTTCCTGCCTCCGACGGCGGTGCTGTTCAACGGCGGCGTGTTCAAGTCGGCGCTGCTCACGCAGCGCGTGCTCGATACGCTGAACCATTGGCTCGCGGCCGAAGGCGCGGCGCCGGCCCGTCTGCTCGACGGCGCGGATCTCGATCTCGCGGTCGCGCGCGGCGCCGCGTACTACGGCTTCGTGAAGCGCGGCCGCGGTGTGCGGATCCGTGGCGGCACGGCCCGCGCGTACTACGTCGCGGTCGAATCGGCGATGCCCGCGGTGCCCGGGCTGGAGCCGCCGGTGCAGGCGCTGTGCGTCGCGCCGTTCGGGATGGAGGAGGGCACGACCGCGGCATTGCCGCCGCAGGAGTTCGGCCTCGTCGTCGGCGAGCCCGTGCATTTCCGCTTCTTCGGTTCGTCGGTGCGCCGCCAGGATCAGGTCGGCGCCTTGCTCGACTACTGGTCGCCGGAGGAGCTGCAGGAACTCGAGGAAATCCAGGCGACGCTGCCGGCCGACGGCCGCACCGTCGGCGAGATCGTGCCGGTGAAGCTGCGCGCGCACGTGACCGAAACGGGCACGCTCGAACTCGAAGCGATCCCGAGCGGCACCGATGAACGCTGGAAGGTCGAATTCGACGTGCGCGGCGCCATTTGAGCCGATGAAACGCTATACGATCGGCATCGATCTCGGCACGAGCAATACGGTCGTCGCGTATGTCGCGCCGGGTTCGGATGCGATCCGGGTGTTCGACATCGCGCAACTGGTCGGGCCGGGGGCGGTCGGCGCGTCGCCGCTGCTGCCGTCGGCGCGCTATCACCCGGCGCCCGGCGAGCAGGCGCCGGACAGCCTGCGGCTGCCCTGGCAGGCGCGCAATGAGATGCCGGCCGCCGTGATCGGGCGGTTCGCGCGCACGCTCGGCGCGCAGGTGCCGGGCCGGCTCGTCACCAGCGCGAAGAGCTGGCTGTCGCATGCGGCGGTCGACCGCCTCGCGCCGATTCTTCCGTGGGGCGCGTCGGAGGGCGTGGCCAAGGTCTCGCCCGTCGAGGCGAGCGCGAGCTATCTGGCCCACGTGCGCGCCGCATGGGATGCGCATTTTCCGGCTGCGCCGCTGGCGGCCCAGGACGTGATCCTCACGGTGCCCGCCTCGTTCGACGACGGCGCGCGCGCGCTCACGGTCGAGGCCGCGCGCCGCGCGGGGCTGCCGTCGCTGCGCTTGCTCGAAGAACCGCAGGCGGCCTTCTACGACTGGCTTTACCGGCATCGCGCGAGCTGGCGCGATGCGCTCGCGGACGCCCGGCGCGTGCTGGTCTGCGATGTCGGCGGCGGCACGACCGATCTGACGCTGATCGACGTGACGCTGCGCGACGACGGCGAGCCCGTGTTGACGCGCACGGGCGTCGGCAATCACCTGATGCTGGGCGGCGACAACATGGACCTCGCGCTCGCGCGGCTCGTCGAGCCGCGCTTGAGCGAGCCCGGCGCGCGGCTGTCGGCCGCGCAGCTGTCGCAACTGGTCGAGCGCTGCCGCGCGGCGAAGGAACGGCTGCTCGGCGACGACGCGCCCGAGGCGGTCACGCTCACGCTGCTCGGCGCGGGCAGCCGGCTCGTCGGCGGCGCGCGCTCGGCGGAACTGACGCGGCAGGAAGTCGAACAGATCGTCGTCGACGGATTCTTCCCGCCGGCCGCGTCCGGCGATCTGCCGCGCCGCGCGCGCGGCGCGATCGTCGAGTTCGGCCTGCCGTATGCGAGCGACGCGGCGATCACGCGGCACGTGGCCGCGTTCCTGGCGCGCCATGCGGAAGGCCCGTTGCCCGACACGGTGCTGCTCAACGGCGGCGTGTTTCGCGCGGGCGCGCTGGCGGGGCGCCTCACTGGCATGCTCGGCGCGTGGCGCGGCCAGCCGCTCACGGTACTGCACAACGATCAGCCCGACATCGCGGTCGCGCGCGGCGCGGTCGCATATGGCCTGGCGCGAGACGGGCACGCGCCGCGCGTCGGCGGCGGCTCGCCGCGCAGTTATTTCCTCGTGCTCGATGCCGACGGCGAACCTGCGCGCGGCGTGTGCCTGCTGCCGCGCGGCACCGAAGAGGGGCGCGAGATCCCGCTGGCGGATCGCGTATTCGCGCTGCGCCTCGGGCAGCCGGTGCGCTTTCACCTCGTGTCGACGGTGGTCGAGACCGTGTATCGCCCCGGTGAGATCGTCACGCTCGACGACGGCGATTTCATCAGGCTGCCGCCGATCGCGACGGTGGTCGGGCGACGGGGCGCCGCCGCCGCGCACGAGACGCCCGTGACGCTCGCGACGTCGCTGACCGAAGTCGGCACGCTCGACATGCATTGCATCGCGACGGACGATCCCGCGCAGCGCTGGCGGCTCGAATTCCAGCTGCGCGGCGAGGCCGCCGCGTCCGGCGAGCGGGATGAGCCGGCGCGTCATCCCCGGCTGGATCAGGCGATCGAATTGATCGAGCGTTCGTTCGGCGACCGCGCGGCGGGCGTCGATCCGAAAGACACGCGCCGGCTGCGCGCCCAGCTCGAGCAATTGCTTGGGCCGTGCGAGGACTGGGACGTCGTGCTCGCGCGCGCGTTGTTCGATGTGCTGCTGGCGCGCGCACGGCGGCGCAGGCGCTCGGCCGATCACGAGCGCGTGTGGTTGAACCTCGCGGGACACTGCATGCGTCCGGGCTTCGGGCATCCGCTCGACGCGTGGCGCATCGAACAGCTGTGGCCCTTGTTCGACGACGGTATCCAGTACGTGAAGAGCGCCCAGGTGTGGTCCGAATGGTGGACGCTGTGGCGGCGCGCGGCGGGCGGGCTCGAGACGGAGGCGCAGCAGCAGGTTCGCGACGCG is a window of Burkholderia sp. FERM BP-3421 DNA encoding:
- a CDS encoding Hsp70 family protein translates to MKRYTIGIDLGTSNTVVAYVAPGSDAIRVFDIAQLVGPGAVGASPLLPSARYHPAPGEQAPDSLRLPWQARNEMPAAVIGRFARTLGAQVPGRLVTSAKSWLSHAAVDRLAPILPWGASEGVAKVSPVEASASYLAHVRAAWDAHFPAAPLAAQDVILTVPASFDDGARALTVEAARRAGLPSLRLLEEPQAAFYDWLYRHRASWRDALADARRVLVCDVGGGTTDLTLIDVTLRDDGEPVLTRTGVGNHLMLGGDNMDLALARLVEPRLSEPGARLSAAQLSQLVERCRAAKERLLGDDAPEAVTLTLLGAGSRLVGGARSAELTRQEVEQIVVDGFFPPAASGDLPRRARGAIVEFGLPYASDAAITRHVAAFLARHAEGPLPDTVLLNGGVFRAGALAGRLTGMLGAWRGQPLTVLHNDQPDIAVARGAVAYGLARDGHAPRVGGGSPRSYFLVLDADGEPARGVCLLPRGTEEGREIPLADRVFALRLGQPVRFHLVSTVVETVYRPGEIVTLDDGDFIRLPPIATVVGRRGAAAAHETPVTLATSLTEVGTLDMHCIATDDPAQRWRLEFQLRGEAAASGERDEPARHPRLDQAIELIERSFGDRAAGVDPKDTRRLRAQLEQLLGPCEDWDVVLARALFDVLLARARRRRRSADHERVWLNLAGHCMRPGFGHPLDAWRIEQLWPLFDDGIQYVKSAQVWSEWWTLWRRAAGGLETEAQQQVRDAIAFLEPVEGKTRELPFDLDKIGLPDMMRLSASLERLPVERKIALAERLVAALSKAGERALGAWALGRVGARRPFYGSAHGVVPAEVVGGWLDALFALDWKQVEPAAFAVVQIARMTGDRVRDVPPATREAVIQRLAAAHAPAAWIGMVREVVELDAADTARVLGESLPAGLKLIAG
- a CDS encoding DUF2760 domain-containing protein, whose amino-acid sequence is MPESNLSFFGRLSLAVGAFFSVLGNREFAAGVQRVRDGASASAQPAPAAAPVKPAAPELHEASPQAALQLLGLLQRDARFLDFVEEDIAAYADAEIGAAARLVHDGCRAALREHFTIVPVRDEAEGSRVTLPAGFDATAVRVTGNVVGAAPFTGTVSHRGWRVAEVRLPKLTGSHDASVIAPAEVEL
- a CDS encoding carbonic anhydrase, producing the protein MCDSISCTPKTIISTRRRFLRTTGGTAIAAALAGVLPNRAAVAADDKASAPKPQNAVSPDDAIKRLMEGNARYVAGVTRRHDFVHEREALRGGQNPFAAVLGCADSRIAPEYAFDSARGDLFVTRVAGNFVNDDVLGSLEYAVAVLTIPAILVLGHDQCGAVEAAVKVVTQGATYPGKIQSLAESLVPAVDKVKHRDAPHLLDAAIVQNVRDSMAGLRAHSSIIRNASEAGTLKIVGGVYRLASGKVESVV
- a CDS encoding DUF4430 domain-containing protein; amino-acid sequence: MSAYRPITVRAIDNQNHQLFEYAVPFSLEVSARQLLEQAFVLGQTASTADPFLFTLEYYGYSESAQYPGYLGYEVESIAGLSNGAQYYWELLVNGVSSASGADTTYPNPGATVTWQYTAIPTAPGEQSRRAARVRTRHSARA
- a CDS encoding Hsp70 family protein, which produces MSDSRYSIGIDLGTTHCALSYVDCAASDGEKLAQHVLPIAQLTAPGALESRDLLPSFLYLPHESELAQGDLTLPWTASRDFAVGEMARSRGAGTPIRLVSSAKSWLCHPGVDRRAAILPGDAPPEVSRVSPLESAIRYLTHLREAWDHAHPDAPFADQDVTVTIPASFDPAARELTAEAARAAGYSRMALLEEPQAALYSWIQKSEGGWRKQVRIGDLILCVDVGGGTTDLSLIAVVERDGNLELHRVAVGEHILLGGDNMDLALAHVVARKLAAQGTQADPWQLRALTYACRAAKETLLSDASTDAVPLVVPSRGSKLIGGSIRTELTRAELTQTILDGFFPQVDAAARPASRARAGLTQLGLPYAQDAGITRHLAAFLGRQVAALDSLEGVGRALPQGATFLPPTAVLFNGGVFKSALLTQRVLDTLNHWLAAEGAAPARLLDGADLDLAVARGAAYYGFVKRGRGVRIRGGTARAYYVAVESAMPAVPGLEPPVQALCVAPFGMEEGTTAALPPQEFGLVVGEPVHFRFFGSSVRRQDQVGALLDYWSPEELQELEEIQATLPADGRTVGEIVPVKLRAHVTETGTLELEAIPSGTDERWKVEFDVRGAI